A section of the Babylonia areolata isolate BAREFJ2019XMU chromosome 1, ASM4173473v1, whole genome shotgun sequence genome encodes:
- the LOC143288482 gene encoding dehydrogenase/reductase SDR family member 11-like isoform X1, with amino-acid sequence MSPRSLRCSRLGSPSSFSLSGCCKHQTENMARWVGRVALVTGASAGIGYSVTKALVERGMKVVACARNIAAIQKLGEELIEHPGSLTAVKCDVSKEEEVTAMFQMIRQHSSLGRVDVCINNAGLAHDAPLLTGDTDQWKNMFDVNVLGLMMVTKESFKLMQENNIDDGHIILINSMSGIRVVKNKGGHCYTATKFAVTAIREGLRNELREMKSKIRVSQVCPGLVETEFHSRRGGDEYANSLYSSLKCLQPEDIRDSIMYILDAPPHVEVNDVYVRSVEQVS; translated from the exons CTGTTGCAAGCATCAGACTGAAAATATGGCGCGCTGGGTTGGGCGTGTTGCCTTGGTGACAGGGGCCTCTGCAGGCATTGGGTACAGTGTGACCAAGGCGTTGGTGGAACGAGGGATGAAGGTGGTGGCTTGTGCTCGTAACATCGCTGCTATCCAG AAACTAGGGGAGGAGCTGATTGAACATCCGGGCAGTTTGACGGCGGTGAAGTGTGACGTgtccaaggaggaggaggtgacggCCATGTTCCAGATGATACGTCAGCACAGCAGTCTGGGCCGTGTGGATGTCTGCATCAACAACGCTGGTCTGGCCCATGATGCACCGCTCCTCACTGGCGATACGGACCAATGGAAAAATATGTTTGAT GTGAACGTCCTGGGACTGATGATGGTTACGAAGGAGTCATTCAAACTGATGCAGGAAAACAACATTGATGATGGTCACATTATTCTCATCAACAG TATGTCAGGCATTCGGGTCGTGAAAAACAAGGGGGGTCACTGCTACACAGCAACCAAGTTTGCAGTCACCGCCATCAGAGAGGGACTCCGTAATGAGCTGCGGGAAATGAAATCGAAAATCAGGGTGTCG CAAGTGTGTCCTGGTTTGGTTGAAACGGAGTTTCATTCGCGAAGAGGTGGCGATGAGTACGCCAACTCTTTGTACTCCTCCTTGaag tgtctaCAGCCAGAAGACATACGGGACAGCATTATGTACATCCTGGATGCCCCACCACATGTGGAG GTAAACGATGTCTACGTGCGTTCAGTGGAACAAGTTAGCTAA
- the LOC143293880 gene encoding dehydrogenase/reductase SDR family member 11-like: MAHWVGRVALVTGASAGIGYSVTKALVERGMKVVACARNIAAIQKLGEELIEHPGSVTAVKCDVSKEEEVTAMFQMIRQHSSLGRVDVCINNAGLAHNAPLLTGDTDKWKHIFSVNVLGLMMVTKESFKMMQENNIDDGHIILVNSISGHRVVKNTAGNCYIASKFAVTAIREGLRNELREMKSKIRVSQVCPGVVQTEFLTSNFSEEFAKTIYSSMKCLQPEDVRDSILFIMDAPPHVEINDILVRPVEQIF, from the exons ATGGCGCACTGGGTTGGGCGTGTTGCCTTGGTTACAGGGGCCTCTGCAGGCATTGGGTACAGTGTGACCAAGGCGTTGGTGGAACGAGGAATGAAGGTGGTGGCTTGTGCTCGTAACATTGCTGCTATCCAG AAACTGGGGGAGGAGCTGATCGAACATCCGGGCAGTGTGACGGCGGTGAAGTGTGACGTgtccaaggaggaggaggtgacggCCATGTTCCAGATGATACGTCAGCACAGCAGTCTGGGCCGTGTGGATGTCTGCATCAACAACGCTGGTCTGGCCCATAATGCACCGCTCCTCACTGGTGACACGGACAAGTGGAAACACATCTTTAGT GTGAACGTCCTGggactgatgatggtgacgaagGAGTCGTTCAAGATGATGCAGGAAAACAACATTGACGATGGTCACATCATCCTCGTCAACAG CATTTCAGGCCATCGGGTTGTGAAAAACACGGCGGGTAACTGCTACATAGCAAGCAAGTTCGCAGTCACCGCCATCAGAGAGGGACTCCGTAACGAGCTACGGGAAATGAAATCGAAAATCAGGGTGTCG CAAGTGTGTCCTGGTGTGGTGCAAACGGAGTTTCTTACGAGTAACTTCAGCGAAGAGTTCGCCAAGACGATATATTCCTCCAtgaag tgtctgCAGCCAGAAGACGTGCGGGACAGCATACTGTTTATCATGGATGCCCCGCCACATGTGGAG ATAAACGATATCCTAGTTCGTCCAGTGGAACAAATTTTCTAA
- the LOC143288482 gene encoding dehydrogenase/reductase SDR family member 11-like isoform X2, whose protein sequence is MARWVGRVALVTGASAGIGYSVTKALVERGMKVVACARNIAAIQKLGEELIEHPGSLTAVKCDVSKEEEVTAMFQMIRQHSSLGRVDVCINNAGLAHDAPLLTGDTDQWKNMFDVNVLGLMMVTKESFKLMQENNIDDGHIILINSMSGIRVVKNKGGHCYTATKFAVTAIREGLRNELREMKSKIRVSQVCPGLVETEFHSRRGGDEYANSLYSSLKCLQPEDIRDSIMYILDAPPHVEVNDVYVRSVEQVS, encoded by the exons ATGGCGCGCTGGGTTGGGCGTGTTGCCTTGGTGACAGGGGCCTCTGCAGGCATTGGGTACAGTGTGACCAAGGCGTTGGTGGAACGAGGGATGAAGGTGGTGGCTTGTGCTCGTAACATCGCTGCTATCCAG AAACTAGGGGAGGAGCTGATTGAACATCCGGGCAGTTTGACGGCGGTGAAGTGTGACGTgtccaaggaggaggaggtgacggCCATGTTCCAGATGATACGTCAGCACAGCAGTCTGGGCCGTGTGGATGTCTGCATCAACAACGCTGGTCTGGCCCATGATGCACCGCTCCTCACTGGCGATACGGACCAATGGAAAAATATGTTTGAT GTGAACGTCCTGGGACTGATGATGGTTACGAAGGAGTCATTCAAACTGATGCAGGAAAACAACATTGATGATGGTCACATTATTCTCATCAACAG TATGTCAGGCATTCGGGTCGTGAAAAACAAGGGGGGTCACTGCTACACAGCAACCAAGTTTGCAGTCACCGCCATCAGAGAGGGACTCCGTAATGAGCTGCGGGAAATGAAATCGAAAATCAGGGTGTCG CAAGTGTGTCCTGGTTTGGTTGAAACGGAGTTTCATTCGCGAAGAGGTGGCGATGAGTACGCCAACTCTTTGTACTCCTCCTTGaag tgtctaCAGCCAGAAGACATACGGGACAGCATTATGTACATCCTGGATGCCCCACCACATGTGGAG GTAAACGATGTCTACGTGCGTTCAGTGGAACAAGTTAGCTAA